GGGTTGATGATGGATTCTGGTCTGCATGGTTCACTGAGGGGGTGACTATGCTCCTGCATCattgcattttctctctctctctctctctcccccttcctgcTGTTCCTCCATCTCTCTGTGCTTCAGTACTGCATGCTGTTCTGACACCATGGCTGGAAGCTCAGCAGGTCCTCGTGTATAAATATCATCACATCTTGGTTTTCTTCTGCACTTCTCTCTTCACTGCTTCCTCACACACAACCTTTGATCTGACCTTTTAAAAAGAGATCTCATCAATAAAAGATGCTTCTGtactaaaacaaaaacaaatcttttttttttccttgaatcAAGGAAATGCAAAGAGTGATCGTGtgctttgtttttttatttatttattattttattttattattttggactacttctgcttcttcttcttctccaaaATCCTGTGACTCTCAATCATCTGCTGGTGGACTTTACTTTCTCTTATGCCTGCATCCACATCCTGATCAATCCAACAACATCCTGCTTCCCAACTTACCCAAGTGGAGCAAAGTGGACAAGAACTATGAAGCACAAGAAcagaagactgtgtgtgtgtgtgtgtgtgagtgagtgagtgcgtgtgtatgCAGAACTACTGAGGCCATTCAGACCTGCTATAGACTTTCTTTTCCACTTTTACATACAGTAAATGCATTGATGTGAGAAAACAAACTGTGTATGTTATTTTACACAACCACATTTTCAACCCACACCTTTAAAATGCAAAACTGATTACTGGAAACATTCCACAATCCCCAGCCACTTACTGCCACCGTGTTGCTCTGCTGGACCTTCGTTTATCTCAGACCTCATTACGAGCTTCACTATTTTTGCACAAACacacgttttaaaaaaaaaaaaggttagtttcaggggttttttttctgccACAATGTCCTCAAATTAAGATTATTTAGTTGATTATCATAATGCATAGTGCGTGCTTCCTCATTCTCAACTATCCTCCTTTCCTCTACACTTGAAGAATTCGCATCCATCAGGACTGAGGTTGAGCTGCGTGTTGTGCTgttcttggaaaataatcaaccacatCAGCGTGTCCTGGCGTCTTTTACTCCTCTTATACAACAGAGATTCTCTCGTCCAACTCATAcaatttttaatttgtttagAAAAACAGCACGTTGtgttccttttttttgtttttttttggttacCAAGAAAACTCTTCTGTCCTAAAGATGTCAGAAACAGCCAGAGCCTATTTGGTGTCCACATCCAAGAAGCTGTTTGCATTTATTATGAAAATACAAGGTGAATAACATGATTAAACTTTTATAGCCTTCTGCTGAGTGACAGGGTCTGTGTATTTTTAGAGTAAAGACAGAACCTGTCATCACTACAAGGTGACCCTAATTTCATCTACATTCAAAAGTCCCGCCCACAGCGTTTGACTGACAGACCTACCTGGGCAGGTTGAAACCGGATCACtttaaaatgttttatatttttgcCCTTGTTGTGGGGCGAGGATGTGAAAGTGGGATCACAAATGAAAGGCTTGTGCTCGGTACATCAGAATGAGACCAGTTTAGATGCTGAAAATAAACTTtgcattaaattttggcactcaTCCTGCATTGCTGTACAcaagcatgcttttttttttttcgccgaCTGAATTCACTTAcaaacactggccactttaatagaaacttgttcttgactccaaggttcctgttcttggctgcaggcgtggaacccaatgtgctcttctgctgttgcaggctGAGCTGCATGCtcgccacagttgtaaagagtgattgattatatgagttactatatccttcctcgcaaaaaaagctcaaaccaatctggggtgggtttcccaaaagcctcttaacgctaagagcctcTTAACGAGGAGTGTTTATTGTGctcctcgctctaccatttaacgatgatctttgtgctacgatgcttttgggaaactcagcactgactgttttcctctgagctctcttatcaacaaggcgtttgtttccacccacagaagtgTCACTCacttggtgttttttgtttttcgcaccattctgtgtaaactctagagactgctgtgtgtgaaaaccccaggagatcagcagtttctgaaatactcaaaccagtccatctggctcaaaccaacacccataccacagtgaaagaaagtcacactttgagatcccaatttttcccgttctgatgtttgaagtgaacattaactgaagctcttgatttgtatctgcgtgatttgatgcattgtgctgctgtcaagggatcggctgattacagaaccgcAGAAAACTGCAGGTGGATttcggggtgttcctaataattcTGAAAATGAAAGAATTCTTCTTTCCTTCTGCACAGAAATATCAACATGCTCACATTCTGTTTATTCCATACACTGAATCAAGGGGAAAAAGACAAGTTTATGGTTTCAGGATAAAGCCAGTGTAATAAGTTAAATTACATAAAATTAAAAGCTTCTATTTATGAGTCAGAAATGCACTTTTCCTTTAAATCAGTCAGTCATCGCTCCTGATCACAAAATACGGGTGAAGTGTTTCATCTTGTGTTTTTTATTGAATCAGAAACGTGACTGAACTGTTATTTATACAATAAAAACATTCTGGACACATTTTCTGTCACTGACCTACAACATTATAAAGTGTCAGTTGAGCTAATCGAAGCTGTACAGGATGGGCTCGTGTCCCGTCTCCTTCAGGAACCTCATCAGATCGTCTGGTTTCAGTCCGAGAGTCGCAGCGTTGGTCATTGGGTGAAAGTAAACTCTTTCATGGCCTCCGTCGGCTAAATCGCTGTCCAGGACGAACCTGACACCCTGGTCTTTGTCACAGAAGAGCGCGAGAGCCGTAGCACATCCCTGACCCACCCTGAGTTTCTCCAACATGGCCGCCTCATCCGCAAAACGCAGGTTCCCACTGCCCACGCCCAGCTTCTTCGCCAGATCGTTCAGGTTCACCTGGCGGTCGTGACGCACCGAGACGAGCCACAGTCCTTTCTTCTTCTTGTCCTTCAGAAAGAGGTTTTTCGTCACGGCTCCATTCAGATGCTGGACGTGAGGCATCATTTCCTCCACAGTGAAAACCTGGTGGGAATGAACGCAAGTGTGTTTGGTTTTGGTGTGGTCAACAACAGACCTTCTAGCGATAAAGAAAAATATCCAAGTATAGCTCACATTTTTCCCATAATGACATCCAAATCATCATAAACTTCTTAATTTTGCTTCTACCAACAAAGATTTTGTCTCTCATTTCATGAACATCGTCCATTTgattttatcttttgcaatttATTGCAAGACCTAATCCTTACTCAAGAGCATTCCAGTTttcaaaatgtaattttttttatatctgaGGTTGTGACTTATGCTAAAAGCCTTGCCTCTGAGCTTGGAGGCTGCTGGTTTGACTCAGACTTGCCTTCAGAAAGTTTCGTGATGTTGGGTGGCGAGATTGAGAGCAGGTAAAGCTTGAAGATGCCAAAAAcctcagagactgtgatgctaaCCAGTGGAGCACTGCTGGATGACCAATGAGGCCACTTATTGGACATTTGTCTTCATAAACAGCTCAACAGTGTGAGTGAAATGTGTTGTAAAAGAGGACATGGTTGTTTCCTTTCAGCTCTCAGGAGGCTCATCACATCTCCCTAGTTTATTTTAGAAACAGGAAGCCACATCAACAAGTGCCTCTGTTCCAAGCGACTCAATTAAACCATTATAAACTGTTCCCAGAAAGTGCACAGGTACAGCACGCACACAGTCAGTTTGGGGGCGTGTGTTAGTTTGCTGTGCTGTCTCACTTCCTCTTCCTGAGACAAACTACAGGGAAATGATGAGCACTGAAACTTTCCTGCTGGGatctgaaatctcatctcatcatcatctctagccgctttatccttctacagggtcgcaggcaagctggagcctatcccagctgactacgggcgaaaggcggggtacaccctggacaagtcgccaggtcatcacagggctgacacatagacacagacaaccattcacactcacattcacacctacggtcaatttagagtcaccagttaacctaacctgcatgtctttggactgtgggggaaaccggagcacccggaggaaacccacgcggacacggggagaacatgcaaactccgcacagaaaggccctcgccggccccggggctcgaacccggaccttcttgctgtgaggcgacagcgctagccactacaccaccgtgccgcccgggatcTGAAATAAAACAGCCATTTCTTCTTCAACACATTCTCCTTCAGCTGTTTACATGCTTTATACCTGTGGCGTCGTGGATTGTGTCACAGTCTCTGGTCTGAGTCCATGCTTTTGCGGTAGTTTTTCACTGAGGAGTAAGTAAACAAAATTGAAAAGTTCTAAAAAACAACTTGATGTTATGAGATCCTGTGGCTCAAATGGTTGAGCATTGCCACTGGGTTGAGAGGTTGCTGGTTTGAACCCCAGCCAGTTCTCCAGAATATAAGTGGaacagtgtgagtgtgaatggttgtctgtgtctatgtgtcagccctgcgatgacctggcgacttgtccagggtgtaccccgccttttgcccgtagtcagctgggataggctccagcttgcctgcgaccctgtagaacaggataaagcggcagtGCAACTTGGTTGGAGGGTGTGGCATGATGTAACCTGACCTGAGGAAATGGGGGGTGCAATATCTGGGCAGCTGCTGCCTCCCCCCCCTAAGGGTTAAGAGAGATGAACAGAGTGGGTTATGGAGCATGAAGAAAGTGTTTCAACTTGTTTTGCATATATAGAGAATTCTGGAACTAATTTTTTTTCCTATCTTCCAACACCATTTACCACCTCATCCTCACTCCACCCACTTCCTGGGGACAAACCAGCGACCTCTGACCTCAGCAGCAAGGCTTTTACCACAGAGTCCTACACAAACCCAGTGGTGTTGTAGGACTTTTGTCTTTTAAAATGACACCCACAACAATAAAAAGAGGAAAGAATTAATATACATTCACACAGCCACTTTATTAtgcatccaatcagccaatcatgtggctgcAATGCATGGTGAGATTTGTTCGAGCTGATAGGACAATACCTTAAATCAGCACTCTCTGCAACCACGGTGAGcaggaaagcatctcagaacgcacCACATATGGAACCCTAAGGCAGATGGACTCCAAGAGCAGAAGATCACATTCGGTTCTGTTTCTGTCTGTCAGCTAAAACTAGGCAGCTAGAGATCAGGTGACATTTTTCTAAAAGTGCCGGAGATCCATTTTCCCCTCACGCTGATGTttaatgaactgaagctcttgaatcTCTTCATCTGTATCTGCATagttttatacattgtgctgctgccacatgactgcCTGACTGAAGAACTGCAtacaggtattcctaataaagtggctggtaagAGTCGAGTataaatattcacccccttgaacATATCCACATTTGGGATTGTTCAAACATAACATGTCTGAACATAAATGGACAACTGATATTAAATGCCATGAATCCACACAAAATATCCCatattgttctatccacattcactggatacgagcaattgcgtgctctgattggctactctactactaggatatcagttcatataccgtgagtagaggaaaaaaaaaactggcgtgttggtgaaccaaccgaggatgaaataaaaactgtactcgaaaacaaaaccccaaaaatacaaaaaaaaaaaaagcaacaagatatggaataaaagtatttgatagtaagaactttTTTTCAATAAATATTATAGtagttttcacaaattgctactgtaattttgccagtttacgttctaagcggaaatggttttgtataaagtttttatttattgaatttgcaaaaattaaaaatggtCCGTTtcccaaatccagtgaatgtggatagaataaaactgttatttcactcaatctcatcgtacgtggcttatagccaactcggtgctacgcgcctcatcggctatcagctcatgtacaactcgatttcatggaataactgttaaatatccaagTGGGTTGAAAAGTCTATCTAGTTTGCAAAACAATTTGCaagctagaaaagcactcggagaccgCAGACCTCCGccgagaatcctttaaaaaattccggaatccagaaggtgatccggatcaccaccaaaatttaatggattgttacttgtgcccagtcacacctcaggaaaaaatttcagagcaatccgttcataactttttccgtaatgttgctaacagacaaaccaacaaacaaaccaacgctaccgaaaacataacctccttggcggaggtaataaaagactgagaaaaaaagttttctgtgaaatccctaaattagtTATTCTATGTAGACATATGCTAATAAATGCCATGAATCCACACAAAATAACCCATATtgatctatccacattcactggatatgagcaattgcgtgctctgattggctactctactacaaggatatcagttcatataccgtgagtatatGACaggcgaaagatccgctgtggcgacctctaattgggagcagccaaaagaagaagatataaAACATACGCTAGTGAACAAATCCATATGATCATTAAAGTTCATCAGGAGCTGAGTTCATGGCCTCTGAGAGAGAAATTGCTCCATTTCGCCCTCTAGTGGaataacagagcatttttttttatctttcaatTGTAGTCTACGTTTCATTTGGTGGACTGGATTATAACCTTCTCGCCCTCTAGCGGTCACCGGAGGTAATACAGCACTGTATCAGTTACTGTAagtttaaagaaaaaaagcagcataacaacaacaactactactactaagaGCTTATCATATATTTAAGAAAAATAAAGTGAATTCCCAACCAACAGAATTCAGTATATTTATCGCACAGACTCACATTAATAAGGAATAAATCAAACATGCGCTTTGTGCATGCAGAGGGTTTAATAACAAAAGTCAGATTTATTACCTCCGGATGGTCCacagaaacaaagtcaatattcagACTTTTTAGGAGGTTTTCTAATTCTGTCCGCAGTTCAGCAGATCCCATTGCTGTTCCAGATTTGCACAAAATAAACGAATGGACCATTGGTTTCTATATTTACACACCCAGACTCATCTCTACTTCCGGAAGGCAGGCGTGGTGAATGCGCATGCGCGAAGATAAAGTGCAGCGAGACCACGTGGCAGACTGAAGCTTTGAGACAAACACACGTGGGATGTTGGAAGTTTGTGTGGAGAAATGAAACTACATCAGATGATATTAAACATTTACAAGCACtcgtttactttttttttcttcagcttATCAATCAGAGTACTTTTTGGGTAAACTGCAACCCttgaattatttattgtggtcactTTTAAATCTAAAAACATCTGTTTGTCAAGCT
This Neoarius graeffei isolate fNeoGra1 chromosome 3, fNeoGra1.pri, whole genome shotgun sequence DNA region includes the following protein-coding sequences:
- the prorsd1 gene encoding prolyl-tRNA synthetase associated domain-containing protein 1 — its product is MVHSFILCKSGTAMGSAELRTELENLLKSLNIDFVSVDHPEVFTVEEMMPHVQHLNGAVTKNLFLKDKKKKGLWLVSVRHDRQVNLNDLAKKLGVGSGNLRFADEAAMLEKLRVGQGCATALALFCDKDQGVRFVLDSDLADGGHERVYFHPMTNAATLGLKPDDLMRFLKETGHEPILYSFD